In Candidatus Manganitrophus morganii, the genomic window GCCGGTTTTGGTGGAATTTTGGTCCCCGACCTGTCGAAATTGCAGAGCGTTATTATATGAGCTCGATCGGCTCTCAGAGGAAAGAGGGGATGAAATCGCCATTTACAAAATGGACGTCACGGAAAACTACCAAATCCCGTCCGAGTACGAGATCTCCAGCCTGCCGGCCCTGGCCCTTTTTTCAAAGGGAAAGTTCGTTCAGTTCATCGGCGGGATGGGAAAGAAGAGCGCCATCCAGTCGGCCGTCCAAAAAGCCCTCACCCTTCGCGAGCGGTCGGCCAACATCTTATAACCGAGAAAGTCCAACAAAAAAGGTCCTCGACCGGCCTCGGTCTCGGACCTCTCTTGTCATTTCTCATAACGTCTTTAGAATTAAGACGGTGAGACTTCCGCAAACTGTCCCTTCAGATAGGCCGGCCCGGTCGGTTGCGCCTTCCCTCCCGCCGGCTCGATCGTAACGGAAAACGCCTTCAGCCCTTTCGGGTTGATGATCTTTGGGACCTTCATCACCGCTGTGCGGTCTTTGGAGGGTTGGAACATCCCGGCGCTCACCGGAGCCTCTCCGATGGTCCAAAGCTGGTAGATCTTCCCCGCCGGCAGCTTCGGCAGCTCAAAGCCGTAGAAGGCCGCCGCCTGTGTTTCAGGGTCGAAGAGAAGAAGCCCTCCCGCCCCTCCGGCCTCTTTCGATCCGGTCATCCGGACAAGCTCGGCTGTCGGCGATGAAAGGAGCCGGAGCCATTCCGTTTGGTTGGTCATCGCATTTTGGAGGGAGGCGTTTTCGAGCTGTTTTTGAACGAGCTGCGACTGTAATTCCCGCGTCTTTTTCGGCAGCTTGGCGCCGAACTGGGCCGTCTGCTGAAGCCGAGAGATCTGGCCGTCCCTTTCCATCAGTGCCAGCCGCATCGATTCGACCTGTCCCTTTAATTGATTGGCCTCTGCACGCGCCTGCTGGAGGGAATCTTCACGGCCTTTCACCTCCCCCGTCAGCGCGGCGACGGTTTTCTCCTGGGCCGCCGCCTCCGTCCGAAGGCTCTGAATCACCGTATGCATTCCCCGGATCTCTTCTTGAAGCTTGAAATAGCTCAAACCGCCGAAGCCCGCCAAGGCAACCACCAGAACGGAGATCAACACCGACTGATAGGACCGTCGGCTCGTTTTCGCCGGTTTGGCTTTCTTTTCAACCGTCGCCTTTCCCGGAGTCGCCTTGAGAGGATCGATATCCCCAAACGTGCCGATCTGCGTTTCCCCTTCGATTTCAGAGTGGTCCATCCGTCCCTCCGTATTTTAGAATAATTAGAGTAAAAGGTAGACGAGGTTTGGAAACCTGTCAAGGAACCCCCCCACTGCATTATCCCTCTATGGATTACTTCGGCGGCCCGGATCGTTGTCAATTTCCGTATTTACAAACCGATCCCGGACGATTTAAGATGACCCCAAGAGACTTCAATCCTAAGAGAAAAGGACGGAACCGATGGAGCAGCCGAAGCACACCAATCGCCTCATTCACGAGACCAGCCCTTATCTCCTCCAGCATGCCCACAATCCGGTCGATTGGTACCCCTGGGGGGAAGAGGCCCTTAAAAAGGCCAAAAATGAAAACAAGCCGATCCTCCTCTCCATCGGTTACTCCGCCTGTCACTGGTGCCACGTGATGGAACACGAATCGTTCGAGGATGAAGAGACCGCGCAATGGATGAATGAGCACTTCGTCAACATCAAAGTGGATCGCGAGGAACGGCCCGATCTCGACCAGATTTATCAGAATGCCGTTCAGCTCTTCATCCGGCGCGGCGGGGGATGGCCGTTGACGATGTTTCTCACCCCCGAGAAGGTTCCCTTTTACGGCGGGACCTATTTCCCCCCGGAGGACCGCTACGGCCTTCCCGCTTTCTCCAAGCTGCTGGAAATTGTCACGAACACCTACCGCGAAAAACAAGACGAGATCGTGAAGACGGCGGAGCAGGTCCGGACGGCGCTGGGGGAGATGTCGGGAGGCAAAGCCGCCCCCGCAAAACGAGAGATCGACCCTCATCTTTTGGAAGGAGCGGCGGAGAGCCTCGGCCGGATTTTCGACACCAAACAGGGCGGATTCGGAGGCGCCCCGAAGTTCCCCAGCACACCGGCGCTGAACCTCTTCCTGCGATACTACCAACAAAACGGCGAAGAGACCTATTTGACGATGGTCACCTATACCCTCGGGAAAATGGCCTGGGGAGGAATCTACGATCAGCTCGGCGGCGGATTCCATCGCTACTCCACCGATGATCACTGGTTGGTCCCCCACTTCGAGAAGATGCTCTATGATAATGCTCAGCTCGCCCGTCTCTATTTCGCGACATACCAGGCAACCGGCCAACCGTTCTATATGAAAATCGGCGAGGAGATTCTCGAATATGTCCTCCGCGAGATGACCGACCCCCTCGGCGGATTCTACTCCACACAAGATGCCGACAGCGAAGGGGAAGAAGGGAAGTTCTTCGTCTGGACCCCGCAGGAGATCAAAGCGGTCGTCGGAGAGGAAACAGGCGCGTTGATCTGCCGGCACTACGGGATCACGGATGCGGGCAACTTCGAGGGGAAAAACATCCTCCACATCCGACAACCGCTCGACAATCTTGCCAGGGAAATGGGGAAAACGACGGAGGAGCTGGAGCGGATCGTCGGCGAGGCGAAGAAAAAGCTCTTCCTGGAACGGGAAAGAAGGATCAAACCGTTTCGGGATGAGAAGGTGCTGACGAGTTGGAACGGCCTAATGATCGGCGCCTTTGTGGATGGATACAATGTCACCCGAAATGAGCGTTACCTGGCCGTCGCTCAGAAGGGGGCCGATTTTCTCTGGACCCGCCTCTACCAAGAAGGGCGATTGCTTCGCACTTTCAAAGAAGGGGTCGCCAAGCTCAACGGTTATCTCGACGATTATACCTTCACCGTCGACGCCTTACTCGACCTATATGAGGCAACCTCCGATGCAACGCATCTCGATCGGGCCCGGGGTCTGACCACCCGCTTGATCGACCAGTTCTGGGATGACGCTCAGGGGGGGTTCTTTTTTACCTCGAAAGATCACGAACCGCTCATTGCCCGGTCCAAATCGTCGGCCGACCAATCGATCCCTTCCGGAAATGCCGTCGCTGCGCAAAGTCTTCTCCGGCTCTTCTACCTGACCGGGGAGGCCTCTTATTTTGACAAAGCAGAAAAGACCCTCCAATTTTTCTCCGAAGCGATGGAGGAAAACGTCTTTGCCACCGGCAACATGATCGCCGTCTCCGACTTCTACCTGCGAAAACCGAAGGAGATCGTCGTCATTGGAGACACAAAGGCTCCCGAGACGGAGCGGCTTCTCGCCGGCATTCAGCGGCTTTACCTCCCGAACAAGGTTCTCTTCCGCGTCGACCCCGGTCAACCGCAGGAGACTCCCCTCCCCGATCCGGTCAAAGGGAAGAAGATGATCGACGGAAAACCGACCGTCTACATTTGCCACCACTTTACCTGTTCTCCGCCGCTCACCGATTGGGAGGCGATCCGGGCGCAGCTCATCGCAAAGGATTAGCTATGGGCACGGAAGTTCTCGATCTTCCCGAAGTCGAAACCATCTCGGAGGAGGCGACGCAGGTTGATCTTCCCTGGAATGTCATTCTTTACAATGATGACTTTCATAGCTTCGATGAAGTGATCCTCCAGGTCCAAAAGGCGACCGGCGTCTCCCTGGAGCGCGCCGCCGAGATCACGCTGGAGGCCCATCTCAAAGGCCGCGCGGTCTGCTTTACCGGCCCGCTCGAACGTTGCGAGCATGTTGCAGTTATCCTCCGGCAAATCGAGCTCACAGCGGAGATCGAGCGGGCCGTATAATTCCGACGAACATCCATTCCGCCTTCAAGGCAAAAAAATAGACCCGCCGACGGCGGGTCTATTTTTTCAGATGGAAACCTGGGATTATCTCTCCTTCTTACAATAGGGGCAGACCAACCAGTCGGCTTTCAGGTGTCTCTTGCAACAAGAACAGTTTGATTGAATCTCATGTCGGCAATGAGGACAGATCACGAAATCGAGATGGATCGCCTTTTGGCACCCGGGGCACAGAATGCGAATCTCCTCTTCCACTTCGATCACACGGAGAACCTCCTCCAGCGTAGTCACCCCTTGCTTGACCTTGGTCAGCCCGTCCTCTCCCATCGTCGTGACCCCCTGCCCCTCGATGGCCCAACGGATCTCTTCTTCCGTTCCGCCCGAGGCGATCATCTCCCGGATTTTGGTGCTGAAGGGAAGAACTTCAAAAATTCCGGTCCGACCTCGGAATCCGGTGAAATTGCACTGGGCGCAGCCTTTCCCCCGATAGGAATCGGAAGGGCTCAACGGGGAGGCCCGCTTGCTCAATTTCCGAATCCCCTCCTCGAAAACCGGCGCCGCCTCCTTGCATTTTGAGCAGATCTTTCTGACGAGCCGCTGGGCCACGATCCCCACCAGCGTGTTGGCGATGATGTATCTCGGAATTCCCATATCGAGCAGCCGGACGATGGTCGCAATCGCGTCGTTGGTATGGATGGTGCTGATCACAAAATGACCGGTCATCGCCGCCCGGAAAGCGATCTCCGCGGTCTCC contains:
- a CDS encoding thioredoxin produces the protein MIPEATDHSFDRIIENSPTPVLVEFWSPTCRNCRALLYELDRLSEERGDEIAIYKMDVTENYQIPSEYEISSLPALALFSKGKFVQFIGGMGKKSAIQSAVQKALTLRERSANIL
- a CDS encoding thioredoxin domain-containing protein yields the protein MEQPKHTNRLIHETSPYLLQHAHNPVDWYPWGEEALKKAKNENKPILLSIGYSACHWCHVMEHESFEDEETAQWMNEHFVNIKVDREERPDLDQIYQNAVQLFIRRGGGWPLTMFLTPEKVPFYGGTYFPPEDRYGLPAFSKLLEIVTNTYREKQDEIVKTAEQVRTALGEMSGGKAAPAKREIDPHLLEGAAESLGRIFDTKQGGFGGAPKFPSTPALNLFLRYYQQNGEETYLTMVTYTLGKMAWGGIYDQLGGGFHRYSTDDHWLVPHFEKMLYDNAQLARLYFATYQATGQPFYMKIGEEILEYVLREMTDPLGGFYSTQDADSEGEEGKFFVWTPQEIKAVVGEETGALICRHYGITDAGNFEGKNILHIRQPLDNLAREMGKTTEELERIVGEAKKKLFLERERRIKPFRDEKVLTSWNGLMIGAFVDGYNVTRNERYLAVAQKGADFLWTRLYQEGRLLRTFKEGVAKLNGYLDDYTFTVDALLDLYEATSDATHLDRARGLTTRLIDQFWDDAQGGFFFTSKDHEPLIARSKSSADQSIPSGNAVAAQSLLRLFYLTGEASYFDKAEKTLQFFSEAMEENVFATGNMIAVSDFYLRKPKEIVVIGDTKAPETERLLAGIQRLYLPNKVLFRVDPGQPQETPLPDPVKGKKMIDGKPTVYICHHFTCSPPLTDWEAIRAQLIAKD
- a CDS encoding ATP-dependent Clp protease adaptor ClpS: MGTEVLDLPEVETISEEATQVDLPWNVILYNDDFHSFDEVILQVQKATGVSLERAAEITLEAHLKGRAVCFTGPLERCEHVAVILRQIELTAEIERAV
- a CDS encoding anti-sigma factor translates to MDHSEIEGETQIGTFGDIDPLKATPGKATVEKKAKPAKTSRRSYQSVLISVLVVALAGFGGLSYFKLQEEIRGMHTVIQSLRTEAAAQEKTVAALTGEVKGREDSLQQARAEANQLKGQVESMRLALMERDGQISRLQQTAQFGAKLPKKTRELQSQLVQKQLENASLQNAMTNQTEWLRLLSSPTAELVRMTGSKEAGGAGGLLLFDPETQAAAFYGFELPKLPAGKIYQLWTIGEAPVSAGMFQPSKDRTAVMKVPKIINPKGLKAFSVTIEPAGGKAQPTGPAYLKGQFAEVSPS